The window CGAAGTGCCCGCAGAGAACGTACTGGGCGGTCTCAACATGGGCGCCAAGGTGTTGATGAGCGGCTTGGACTACGAACGCGCGGTGTTGACCGGCGGCCCGCTGGGCATCATGCAGTCGGTCATGGACAACGTGATCCCTTACATTCACGACCGCAAGCAGTTCGGCCAGAGCATTGGCGAGTTCCAGCTCATCCAGGGCAAGGTGGCCGACATGTACACCGTGCTGCAGGCGGGGCGCTCGTTTGCCTACACTGTAGCCAAGAACCTCGACATGCTGGGCACCGACCACGTGCGCCAGGTGCGCAAGGACTGCGCCAGTGTGATCCTGTGGTGCGCCGAGAAAGCCACCTGGATGGCGGGCGAAGGCGTGCAGATCTATGGTGGCAACGGCTACATCAACGAATACCCGCTGGGCCGCCTGTGGCGCGATGCCAAGTTGTATGAAATCGGGGCGGGCACCAGCGAGATTCGCCGCATGCTGATTGGCCGCGAGCTGTTTGCTGAGACCTGCTGACCTGCCCTTACTGAAAACCTCACAGACCAAAACACCATGCCTTCCTCGATCGACGACCTGTTTGTTCACAATCGCGCCTGGGCAGCCCGGATGGAGAGCGAGCGGCCAGGCTTCTTCACCAACCTGCTGGCGCAGCAGAAGCCCAAGTACATGTGGATCGGCTGCTCCGACAGCCGGGTGCCAGCCAACCAGATCACCGGGTTGGAGCCCGGCGAAGTGTTCGTGCACCGCAATGTGGCCAACGTGGTGGTGCCCACCGACCTCAACTGCCTGTCCACCATCCAGTACGCGGTGGACCAGCTGCGGGTGGAGCACCTGATGGTGGTGGGCCACTACGGCTGCGGCGGCGTGCTGGCGGCACTGGAGGGCACCCGCGTCGGTTTGGCAGACAACTGGATCCGCCACGTGACCGATGTGCGCGACCGTCACCGCGACCTGATCGCCGCCACCGCGCCTGAAGGGCGCCACGACGTGCTGTGCGAGCTCAACGCCATCGAGCAGGTGGTGAACATCGCCCAGACCACCGTGATGCTCGACGCCTGGGGGCGGGGCCAGAAGGTCACGCTGCATGGTTGGTGCTACGGGCTCAAGGACGGGCTCATCAACAACCTGCACATGTCGGTGGATAGCACCGAAGGCCTGGAATCGCTGTACAAGGCAGCGATTGCCGGCGTGGCTGCCACCCGGCGGCAGTAAGCCGGGCGCCCCTGCCCACGCTTGCGACGGTTGCGCTGACAAGGATGCCTGATACCATGTTCCCGCAACGCCTGGATGCCCCACAGGCCTATGGCATTGCCAAGGCCATGATGGACGGCTTCAACCGCCACTACCGGCTGTTCCGCACCGAGTCTGCGCGGGCCAAGCACCGCTTTGAAACCGCCGACTGGCATGGCCAGCAGCGGGCGCAGCGCGAGCGCATCGAGTTCTATGACCTACGGGTGAAGGAATGTGTGCGCCGCCTGGAGAAAGAGTTCGAGGCCGGCGCGCAGCCCATGGATGTGTGGCACCAGGTCAAGCTGCATTACATCGGCTTGCTGGTCAACCACCACCAGCCCGAGCTGGCCGAGACATTCTTCAACTCGGTCACCACCAAGATCCTGCACCGCACGCATTTCCACAACGACTTCATCTTTGTGCGGCCTGCGGTCAGCACCGAATACATCGAGAACGACGAACCCGCAGCGCGGCCCACCTACCGCGCCTACTACCCGACGCGCGACACGCTGGGAGAAACGTTCCAGGCCATCATCGAGAACTTCCAGCTCCAGCGCGAATTTGTCGACCTGCAGCGCGACACGGCCTGCGTGGTGGCCGCCATGCGTGGGCGCCTCGACAAGGTGCGGCTGCGCACCAACTTCCAGATCCAGGTGCTCACCAGCCTGTTCTTCCGCAACAAGGGCGCTTATGTGGTGGGCAAGATCATCAATGGCTTCCACGAGGTGCCGTTTGCGCTGCCCATCCTGCATGACGACAGCGGCAGGTTGTACATCGACGCGGCCCTGTTTGGCGAAGACGACATGCAGATGCTGTTCAGCTTTGCCCGCGCCTACTTCATGGTGGACATGGAGGTGCCCA of the Acidovorax sp. 107 genome contains:
- the can gene encoding carbonate dehydratase; protein product: MPSSIDDLFVHNRAWAARMESERPGFFTNLLAQQKPKYMWIGCSDSRVPANQITGLEPGEVFVHRNVANVVVPTDLNCLSTIQYAVDQLRVEHLMVVGHYGCGGVLAALEGTRVGLADNWIRHVTDVRDRHRDLIAATAPEGRHDVLCELNAIEQVVNIAQTTVMLDAWGRGQKVTLHGWCYGLKDGLINNLHMSVDSTEGLESLYKAAIAGVAATRRQ